A DNA window from Ostrea edulis chromosome 5, xbOstEdul1.1, whole genome shotgun sequence contains the following coding sequences:
- the LOC125650629 gene encoding synaptosomal-associated protein 25-like isoform X9 has product MQQAKEAGIQTLVMIDEQGEQLDRIEEGMDQINQDMRDAEKNLEGLEKCCGLCVLPWKRAKNFEKGGDYDKTWKASEDGKVNTNGPRVIVGENAGPQGPIITRITNDAREDEMEENLTQVSGMLGNLRNMAIDMGSEIESQNRQVDRINNKVCLVCWDCVKYLYSCETVFDIRILLLKQRTMFINSYF; this is encoded by the exons ATGCAACAGGCCAAAGAAGCAGGCATTCAAACTCTTGTTATGATAGATGAACAGGGAG AACAACTGGACCGAATTGAGGAAGGTATGGACCAAATCAATCAGGACATGAGGGATGCAGAAAAGAACCTGGAGGGGCTCGAAAAATGCTGTGGGCTGTGtgtgttaccatggaaacg TGCTAAGAACTTTGAGAAGGGAGGAGATTATGACAAAACATGGAAGGCATCAGAAGATGGTAAAGTTAATACGAATGGACCCAGGGTGATTGTTGGGGAAAATGCAGGTCCACAAGGGCCCATCATTACCAG AATCACCAATGATGCTCGTGAGGATGAAATGGAAGAAAACTTAACACAAGTCAGTGGCATGCTGGGTAATCTAAGAAACATGGCTATTGACATGGGCAGTGAGATAGAATCCCAGAACAGACAAGTGGACCGCATTAACAATAAGGTATGTCTGGTGTGCTGGGATTGTGTTAAGTATTTATATTCATGTGAGacagtttttgatatcagaatTTTATTGTTGAAGCAAAGGACTATGTTCATCAATAGCTATTTCTGA
- the LOC125650627 gene encoding leucine-rich repeat-containing protein 57-like has product MGNSNVTQHIETAEKTGACQLCKAGLKEFPNDLNRLTKNLRTLDLSDNKLPGIPPSIGSFTLLKNLVLNRNKLEIIPDELGNLKKLECLSLDGNCLTRLPDSLSKLSNLRTLNVSENKITHFPQSLTTLKNLDAVNLSRNKITEIPDAVGTCQAIELNLNQNQISRLSESISQCPRLKVLRLEENCLDVSAFTPKVLKESKIALFSIEGNVFDMKTFHNLEGYEEYMERYTETKKKFN; this is encoded by the exons ATGGGAAATTCAAACGTAACACAACATATTGAGACTGCAGAGAAAACGGGCGCATGCCAGCTTTGTAAAGCTGGGCTGAAAGAG TTTCCAAATGATCTAAATAGGCTCACGAAGAATTTGAGGACCCTTGATTTATCTGACAACAAGCTGCCAGGCATTCCACCCTCTATTGGCTCATTCACACTCCTGAAGAATCTGGTGCTGAACAGGAACAAATTAG AAATTATTCCAGATGAATTAGGGAATCTAAAGAAACTGGAGTGCTTGTCCCTAGATGGTAACTGTTTAACCAGGCTTCCAGATTCTCTGTCAAAATTGTCAAACTTACGAACTTTGAATGTATCCGAGAACAAAATCACCCACTTCCCACAGTCACTCACTACCCTTAAGAATCTTGATGCTGTGAATTTGTCAAGGAATAAAATTACAGAAATTCCAGATGCTGTGGGCACTTGTCAAGCAATCGAGCTCAACTTAAACCAAAACCAG ATTTCTCGCTTGTCTGAGAGTATATCCCAGTGCCCGAGGCTGAAGGTTTTAAGACTGGAAGAAAACTGTCTTGATGTATCTGCCTTTACACCTAAAGTTCTCAAGGAATCAAAGATAGCCTTATTTTCCATTGAAGGAAATGTTTTTGATATGAAAACTTTCCACAATTTAGAAGGTTATGAAGAG TATATGGAAAGATATACAGAAACAAAGAAAAAGTTTAACTGA
- the LOC125650630 gene encoding cancer-related nucleoside-triphosphatase-like produces MATSASRCGIRHVVLTGRPGIGKTTLIKKIHKVFSESGVEVKGFYTEELRSGGQRLGFDVVTLDGNRGPLARIQDSESGGVSHKRSFLVGKYEVKLGSFENVALPTLRIPKNAQPGTSNGSCQVFIIDEIGKMELFSQTFVTMVRDILKTPNYTIIATVPVPKGRPIPFVEEIRNHQQTQVFTVTMENRDHMLDDIMRTVHTAVGYEH; encoded by the exons ATGGCAACGTCTGCTAGCAGGTGTGGAATCAGACATGTTGTCTTAACAGGAAGACCAG GCATTGGTAAAACAACTCTAATTAAGAAAATCCACAAAGTTTTCAGTGAATCAGGGGTGGAGGTGAAAGGTTTCTATACTGAAGAGTTACGATCAGGCGGACAGCGACTGGGGTTTGATGTGGTAACTTTGGATGGAAATAGAGGACCGCTTGCCAGAATACAAGACAGTGAGAG TGGCGGTGTATCACATAAGAGAAGCTTTTTAGTCGGTAAATATGAAGTGAAACTCGGCTCATTTGAAAATGTTGCCCTTCCTACATTGAGGATACCAAAGAATGCACAG cCCGGCACTAGCAACGGTAGTTGTCAGGTGTTCATTATTGATGAAATTGGGAAAATGGAACTCTTCAGTCAGACATTTGTTACCATGGTGAGGGATATTTTAAAGACTCCTAATTACACCATCATTGCCACAGTACCAGTCCCTAAAGGCAGACCTATTCCTTTTGTGGAAGAAATAAGAAACCATCAACAGACACAAGTGTTCACG GTAACCATGGAGAACCGAGACCACATGTTGGATGACATCATGAGAACAGTGCACACAGCTGTTGGATACGAACACTGA